From Nicotiana tabacum cultivar K326 chromosome 20, ASM71507v2, whole genome shotgun sequence, one genomic window encodes:
- the LOC107812179 gene encoding putative CoA ligase CCL5, with protein MAQFSNGSTVDPRTGYSPADSTFYSKRDPIPLPANEALDVTTFISSRAHRGKVAFIDATTGQQLTFSDVWNAVESLATCLSIDMGIRKGNVVLLLSPNSIYFPIVCLAVMSLGAIITTTNPLNTPREINKQIKDSNPVIAFTIPELLPKLVDSNLPIILINNQTTNLTQKDNFNFKILGNLENLIQKKPVQSRLKERVTQDDTATLLYSSGTTGASKGVVSSHRNLIAMVQTIVGRFKLDQGEQTFICTVPMFHIYGLAAFAAGLLASGSTVVVLSKFEMDEMLLSIHKYKATYLPLVPPILVALVNNAEVIKKKYDLSSLKKVLSGGAPLSKEVIEGFLEKYPSVAILQGYGLTESTAIGASTDSLEESRRYGTAGMLSPSMSAKIVDPESGKAFPVNKTGELWLRGPTIMKGYFSNEEATASTLDSEGWLRTGDLCYIDEDGFIFVVDRLKELIKYKGYQVPPAELEALLLTHPEISDAAVIPFPDKDVGQFPMAYVVRKSGSSLSESAVMDFIAKQVAPYKRIRRVAFVASIPKNPSGKILRKDLIKLATSKL; from the exons ATGGCACAGTTTAGCAATGGCTCAACCGTCGATCCAAGAACCGGCTATTCTCCGGCGGACTCAACATTCTACAGTAAACGAGACCCAATTCCCTTGCCAGCAAATGAAGCTCTCGACGTGACAACTTTCATATCATCACGAGCACACCGCGGCAAAGTCGCTTTCATCGACGCCACAACAGGGCAGCAACTCACTTTCTCCGACGTCTGGAACGCCGTCGAATCTTTAGCCACGTGTCTCTCTATCGACATGGGAATTCGTAAGGGCAACGTAGTTCTTCTCCTCTCACCAAACTCCATCTATTTCCCCATTGTTTGCCTCGCCGTCATGTCCCTCGGCGCTATTATCACCACAACAAACCCCCTCAACACCCCACGTGAAATTAACAAACAGATCAAAGATTCAAACCCTGTAATCGCTTTCACAATCCCTGAACTCCTCCCTAAGCTCGTCGATTCTAATCTCCCGATTATTCTTATCAACAATCAAACAACAAATCTTACTCAAAAGGATAATTTTAATTTCAAGATTTTGGGTAATTTAGAGAATTTGATTCAGAAAAAACCTGTTCAAAGCAGATTGAAAGAGCGAGTGACACAAGATGATACGGCTACTCTGCTTTATTCTTCAGGAACTACTGGTGCAAGTAAAGGAGTTGTTTCATCTCATAGAAATTTAATTGCTATGGTTCAAACAATTGTGGGTCGGTTCAAATTAGACCAGGGAGAACAAACTTTTATATGTACGGTACCCATGTTTCATATTTACGGTttagcagcttttgcagcaggATTATTAGCTAGTGGATCGACAGTCGTGGTACTATCGAAATTTGAAATGGACGAAATGTTATTATCAATTCACAAATACAAAGCAACTTATTTACCACTCGTGCCACCAATTCTTGTTGCTTTAGTGAATAATGCTGAGGTGATTAAAAAGAAATATGATTTGAGCAGTTTAAAGAAAGTTCTTTCTGGGGGTGCACCGTTAAGTAAGGAAGTAATTGAAGGGTTTTTGGAGAAATATCCTAGTGTGGCAATTTTGCAAGGGTATGGGTTGACTGAATCAACGGCAATTGGGGCGTCAACGGATTCGTTAGAGGAGAGCCGGAGATATGGGACGGCGGGGATGTTGTCGCCGAGCATGTCGGCAAAAATTGTGGATCCGGAAAGTGGGAAGGCTTTTCCGGTGAATAAGACCGGTGAACTTTGGCTAAGGGGACCTACCATTATGAAAg GTTATTTCAGTAATGAAGAAGCTACTGCCTCAACTTTAGACTCAGAGGGATGGTTAAGAACTGGAGATCTCTGTTATATAGATGAGGACGGTTTCATTTTTGTGGTTGATAGATTAAAGGAGCTGATCAAATATAAGGGTTATCAG GTTCCTCCAGCAGAGTTAGAGGCTTTGTTGCTCACTCatccagaaatttctgatgctgCTGTTATACC GTTTCCGGATAAGGATGTCGGACAGTTTCCTATGGCATATGTAGTAAGAAAATCTGGAAGTAGTCTGTCAGAGAGTGCAGTCATGGATTTTATTGCCAAACAG GTGGCTCCATACAAGAGAATCCGGAGAGTTGCATTTGTGGCTTCCATACCCAAGAATCCTTCTGGCAAAATTCTTAGGAAGGATCTGATAAAGCTAGCAACATCTAAACTCTGA